The Toxorhynchites rutilus septentrionalis strain SRP chromosome 3, ASM2978413v1, whole genome shotgun sequence genome includes a region encoding these proteins:
- the LOC129779876 gene encoding eukaryotic translation initiation factor 4H-like isoform X1 — MAGRGGHDNNRFGGERARRPLPTEPPYIAYVGNLPQGVVQGDFNKIFRDLIVKNIRLVKDKETDVFKGFCYVEFATLEELKKALDLDGMIVLNDYMAPLRIDIAEQKKNDRGGFNKRGGGNQPNRGGVGFNNKGGSHNRPVGDRNYDNDNFGRNDFDRNRGRSNNFNDRALNRGRYGNFGDERDGGARDIGSSSRDDWSHEGGRMGNDRGDNFNRDGDRFNRYGMGGSGSGSGSGGGGGGGGVGVGGGAPGARRDIRDYLERPPQGLGAPPSLAERDAGRPKLNLKPRTVDAPLNALADTKQAAAIFGNAKPREEKISDSGNEESERKTSTSSSAAGDDKNGPN; from the exons ATGGCAGGCAGAGGTGGACATGATAATAATAG atttggaGGTGAGCGGGCGCGCCGGCCGTTACCAACCGAACCACCGTATATTGCTTACGTTGGTAACTTACCGCAAGGTGTTGTCCAGGGCGACTTCAACAAGATATTCCGTGACCTTATTGTCAAAAACATACGCTTGGTCAAAGACAAGGAAACTGATGTTTTCAAGGGATTCTGCTATGTCGAATTTGCTACTCTGGAGGAGTTGAAGAAGGCTCTAGACTTGGATGGCATGATTGTACTCAATGACTATATGGCACCATTAAGAATTGACATTGCGGAACAGAAAAAGAATGATCG TGGTGGATTCAATAAACGTGGTGGAGGTAATCAACCGAATCGCGGAGGAGTTGGTTTTAACAATAAAGGCGGAAGCCATAACCGACCTGTCGGCGATAGGAATTATGATAATGATAATTTTGGAAGAAATGATTTCGACAGGAATCGTGGACGTTCCAATAATTTCAACG ATCGCGCGCTAAATCGCGGAAGATATGGTAACTTTGGTGACGAACGTGACGGAGGAGCTCGAGACATTGGTAGTAGCAGCCGAGATGACTGGAGCCATGAAGGAGGACGCATGGGCAATGATAGAGGCGATAATTTCAACCGTGACGGTGATCGCTTCAATCGTTACGGAATGGGTGGTAGTGGTAGTGGTAGTGgtagtggtggtggtggtggtggtggtggtgttgGTGTTGGTGGTGGTGCTCCTGGGGCTAGGCGGGATATTCGTGATTATCTCGAGAGACCGCCGCAAGGTTTGGGAGCCCCTCCCAGTCTGGCCGAACGGGATGCCGGCAGACCAAAGTTGAACCTGAAACCACGCACGGTAGATGCTCCATTGAATGCTTTGGCAGACACAAAAcaagcggccgccatttttgGCAACGCTAAACCACGTGAAGAGAAAATATCCGATTCCGGAAATGAAGAGTCCGAACGTAAAacgtctacttcttcatcagcGGCGGGTGACGATAAAAACGGTCCGAACTAA
- the LOC129779876 gene encoding eukaryotic translation initiation factor 4H-like isoform X2, with protein sequence MNLPFGGERARRPLPTEPPYIAYVGNLPQGVVQGDFNKIFRDLIVKNIRLVKDKETDVFKGFCYVEFATLEELKKALDLDGMIVLNDYMAPLRIDIAEQKKNDRGGFNKRGGGNQPNRGGVGFNNKGGSHNRPVGDRNYDNDNFGRNDFDRNRGRSNNFNDRALNRGRYGNFGDERDGGARDIGSSSRDDWSHEGGRMGNDRGDNFNRDGDRFNRYGMGGSGSGSGSGGGGGGGGVGVGGGAPGARRDIRDYLERPPQGLGAPPSLAERDAGRPKLNLKPRTVDAPLNALADTKQAAAIFGNAKPREEKISDSGNEESERKTSTSSSAAGDDKNGPN encoded by the exons ATGAACCTACC atttggaGGTGAGCGGGCGCGCCGGCCGTTACCAACCGAACCACCGTATATTGCTTACGTTGGTAACTTACCGCAAGGTGTTGTCCAGGGCGACTTCAACAAGATATTCCGTGACCTTATTGTCAAAAACATACGCTTGGTCAAAGACAAGGAAACTGATGTTTTCAAGGGATTCTGCTATGTCGAATTTGCTACTCTGGAGGAGTTGAAGAAGGCTCTAGACTTGGATGGCATGATTGTACTCAATGACTATATGGCACCATTAAGAATTGACATTGCGGAACAGAAAAAGAATGATCG TGGTGGATTCAATAAACGTGGTGGAGGTAATCAACCGAATCGCGGAGGAGTTGGTTTTAACAATAAAGGCGGAAGCCATAACCGACCTGTCGGCGATAGGAATTATGATAATGATAATTTTGGAAGAAATGATTTCGACAGGAATCGTGGACGTTCCAATAATTTCAACG ATCGCGCGCTAAATCGCGGAAGATATGGTAACTTTGGTGACGAACGTGACGGAGGAGCTCGAGACATTGGTAGTAGCAGCCGAGATGACTGGAGCCATGAAGGAGGACGCATGGGCAATGATAGAGGCGATAATTTCAACCGTGACGGTGATCGCTTCAATCGTTACGGAATGGGTGGTAGTGGTAGTGGTAGTGgtagtggtggtggtggtggtggtggtggtgttgGTGTTGGTGGTGGTGCTCCTGGGGCTAGGCGGGATATTCGTGATTATCTCGAGAGACCGCCGCAAGGTTTGGGAGCCCCTCCCAGTCTGGCCGAACGGGATGCCGGCAGACCAAAGTTGAACCTGAAACCACGCACGGTAGATGCTCCATTGAATGCTTTGGCAGACACAAAAcaagcggccgccatttttgGCAACGCTAAACCACGTGAAGAGAAAATATCCGATTCCGGAAATGAAGAGTCCGAACGTAAAacgtctacttcttcatcagcGGCGGGTGACGATAAAAACGGTCCGAACTAA
- the LOC129779875 gene encoding uncharacterized protein LOC129779875, whose protein sequence is MAESGGPSDMEVSDSSSLLTDKKKSLKRVPNTEDTSSGDESANPTKPPSKKLANLPSALNDPTLPSTSSSPSVLPAPSQPSPSHSQSPSSPSPSVIPTPRVKVYPEDAPGTGPWVVFFRPKPNGKALRVMQIAKDLARYTSVSEISKVRPNKLRVVVNDRKDANKIVVDQHFTIEYRIYIPSHIVEIEGVITETGLTCEYITSEGTGRFKKLPSTTVKILGCRQLGTVSHEGEEKKFTPSNSFRVTFAGSALPDYVMVDKLRLAVRLFIPKPMTCVKCKSVGHTAAYCANKERCATCGEQHEGKSCSATEHKCPYCGGSPHVLSACETYKARWEKQKRSLRERSKRTFAEILKGASPLAQEQQPINIHNVFATLPVDEMEADTANGGTLFISQGNPRRKNVTTPKVQGQVPPVIPPVSLPKKSSAADKQNQVPPGLRGNSSPSNDPALEGTSKTPTVPVFPSSSTSQSGFIKLSDLVDQIFTCFNVSDSIRTIVTAMLPVLKTILQQLMQTWPLLAMIISLDV, encoded by the coding sequence atggcagagagtgggggaccttcggatatggaggtctctgactctagttccctcctaacggataaaaaaaagtcactcaaacgtgttccaaatacggaagatacttcttctggggacgagtcagctaaccctaccaagcctccctccaaaaaactagcaaatctcccatctgcccttaacgatcccactctaccttcaacctcgtcttctccctctgttcttcccgctccttctcaaccttcgccttcccactctcaatccccgtcctcgccttccccctctgttattcccactccccgtgtaaaggtctatccagaagatgcgcccggaactggtccctgggttgttttcttcaggcctaagccaaatggaaaggcgttgagagtcatgcagatcgcgaaagatctggcaaggtatacctccgtttcggaaatttcgaaggttagaccaaacaaattgcgagttgtcgtgaatgatcgaaaagacgcaaacaagattgttgtcgatcagcattttacaattgagtatcggatctacattccctctcacatagtcgaaattgagggtgtgataaccgaaacgggcttgacgtgcgaatacattacgagtgaaggtaccggccgttttaaaaaactgccctcgacgactgttaagatcttgggttgccgccagctcggaacagtctcccatgaaggagaagaaaagaaatttacgccgtccaactcgtttcgagtcaccttcgctggttcagctctccctgactacgtgatggtagataaattgaggttagccgtgcgactttttattccaaagccaatgacttgtgtaaagtgcaagtcagttggtcacacggctgcttattgtgccaataaagaacgatgtgccacttgcggagaacaacatgaggggaaatcctgcagtgcgactgagcataagtgtccatattgcgggggatccccacacgtgctctcagcttgtgaaacatacaaggctcgctgggagaaacagaagcgctctttgagggaacgctctaaacgcactttcgcagaaattttgaagggcgcttctccactggctcaagaacaacaaccaatcaatatacacaatgtcttcgctacgttgccagttgacgaaatggaagcggatacagctaacgggggcacgctgtttatttctcaagggaatccccggcgcaaaaatgtgaccactcccaaagttcaaggacaagtccctccggtgataccccctgttagcttgcccaaaaaatcgagtgcagcggataagcaaaatcaggtccctcctggcctccgtggtaatagttcaccttcgaacgacccagcactcgaggggacatcaaaaaccccaactgtccctgtttttccgtcaagttcaacttcccaatcgggatttataaagttgtctgaccttgtggatcaaatcttcacgtgctttaatgtttccgactccatcagaaccattgtcaccgcaatgcttccagtactaaagacaattttgcagcaattgatgcaaacatggcccctccttgcaatgattatctctcttgatgtctaa
- the LOC129773938 gene encoding uncharacterized protein LOC129773938: protein MAKLIEKFWRLEEACFQDWEPKQHDECEAESHFRTTLEIAPDGRYITRMPLRGEPSSLGDSYQQAYRRFTSLEQRLKRNADLYKEYRAFMNEYETLGHMVPVTTEDFHKVKYFIPHSCVVKPDSTSTKVRVVFDASAKTSTGVSLNDIQIVGPTIQKDLFDLLIDFKTHNDVLVADIAKMYRQIHIAYTDTWLQCILWRDSPNDQLKAYRLTTVTYGEASSSFLACRALHEAAEDYRSVNPRIADTIQRSFYVDNLMIGASNADELTETKREIEHALSLHGFPLRKWASNNASVLEGIPEKDLEPLIQVGDQEVIKTLGIAWNPKTDVFQFISTKNIGETYEALTKRQMVSKILRLYDPIGLIQPVIITAKILMQELWTYNVSWDDDVPDQALSSWKKFEASLVELSKIEIPRMSTPSHTIALDLHGFSDASEKAYGCVIYLHAINLKGEESTNLLCSKSRVAPLKKVTLPRLELLAAALLAELTAKIKSILAGRISSEYYYSDSQVALSWIKSSNTRWGTFIRNRVQKIHSTTNPEHWKYISTKENPADMVSRGIPVRKLREAKLEFWSHGPECIRRRQYYLQSGYEYTAAAEQEEIKEPITRLVAATGKACEDLIAKYPHHHTHDKTVRHFAWLCRAINNMKKVNKDTGIRNEKRSGPLTTTELNEGLTLVVRIMQATIYPNEVAELRKTGKVPTKGPFQHLNAIVRNGVIHVTGRLHNAEMPISQKNPILIPKSHPFSRVIIQKIHEDRFHAGTDLVINEFRQRFWMRDLRRTVQGVIQRCILCAKARPRRLQQRMGQLPSPRVNESVAFTHTGVDLCGPFEVYLNQKSKCKTTAYACIFICFATKAVHLEVVEDQSTAAFISALLRFTSVRGIPEVIYSDNGRNFVGASRELNRLRRIYNNEVFQNKLVDIAATHRIRFSFIPPRSPSFGGLWEANIKVAKRLFSAAARGAQLNIMELQTLFYQVAAIMNSRPLTPVYTTPDSPTAITPGHFLIARPMLAVPIPTQSKDGSNLTTRWKRVQSQLEQFWRRWRDEYLHQLRDYAKWTKQQANVKVGQIVLIGDDHLPVARRPMGIVTQIHPGDDGVVRVAVVRTATGIYKRNVRTLAPLPVEEHTIQPIIEEYDNTADNEQQSQAEAIELEDDPPPQAPQMIWDGRLRPRPKGGRKWKYTKSDWVTTL, encoded by the coding sequence ATGGCCAAACTCATAGAGAAGTTTTGGCGTCTTGAAGAAGCGTGCTTTCAAGACTGGGAACCAAAGCAACATGACGAATGCGAGGCGGAAAGTCACTTCCGCACAACGTTAGAGATCGCTCCCGACGGGAGATACATTACACGAATGCCCCTACGGGGGGAGCCGTCATCGTTAGGCGACTCTTATCAACAAGCATATAGAAGATTCACATCGCTTGAGCAAAGGCTCAAGCGGAATGCAGACCTGTACAAAGAGTACAGGGCATTCATGAATGAATATGAAACACTGGGACATATGGTACCAGTCACCACAGAAGACTTTCACAAAGTAAAGTATTTCATCCCTCACTCGTGTGTGGTGAAACCAGATTCAACATCCACCAAGGTTAGGGTGGTGTTCGACGCAAGTGCAAAGACGTCAACCGGAGTATCCCTGAACGATATACAAATCGTGGGACCAACCATTCAAAAGGACTTATTTGATCTGCTAATTGATTTCAAGACGCACAACGACGTGCTAGTAGCAGATATTGCAAAGATGTACAGACAAATTCACATCGCATACACAGACACTTGGTTACAATGTATTTTGTGGCGCGACAGCCCCAACGATCAATTGAAAGCGTATAGACTGACGACTGTCACATATGGTGAAGCGTCTTCATCATTCTTGGCCTGTAGGGCACTACACGAAGCAGCTGAAGATTATCGGTCGGTAAATCCGAGAATTGCCGACACCATTCAACGATCGTTCTAtgttgacaatctaatgattggAGCGTCCAACGCAGATGAACTGACGGAGACGAAACGAGAAATAGAGCATGCATTGTCACTTCATGGATTTCCACTTCGAAAGTGGGCATCAAACAACGCAAGCGTACTGGAAGGAATTCCAGAGAAAGACTTGGAACCATTGATCCAAGTTGGTGACCAAGAGGTCATAAAGACATTGGGGATAGCCTGGAACCCCAAAACAGACGTGTTCCAGTTCATCAGTACGAAAAACATAGGTGAAACATACGAAGCGCTCACAAAGCGACAGATGGTCTCGAAGATTTTGAGACTGTATGACCCAATCGGATTGATACAACCTGTAATCATTACAGCTAAAATATTGATGCAAGAATTGTGGACTTATAACGTCAGCTGGGACGATGATGTTCCAGACCAAGCACTAAGCTCATGGAAGAAGTTCGAAGCTTCATTAGTGGAGCTCAGCAAGATAGAAATACCTCGGATGTCGACTCCGAGTCATACGATCGCACTAGATTTACACGGATTCAGTGACGCCTCCGAAAAGGCTTATGGATGCGTCATTTACTTACATGCAATCAACTTAAAAGGAGAAGAGAGTACGAATCTCTTATGTTCGAAATCGAGAGTGGCGCCTTTGAAGAAGGTCACTCTGCCCCGTCTGGAACTCTTGGCGGCGGCACTTCTAGCAGAACTAACTGCTAAAATAAAGAGCATTCTGGCCGGTCGAATCTCGTCGGAATATTACTACAGTGATTCACAAGTAGCGCTaagttggatcaaatcttcaaatacACGTTGGGGAACCTTCATTAGAAATAGAGTGCAGAAGATACACTCCACCACGAATCCAGAGcattggaaatatatatctaCGAAAGAAAATCCGGCTGATATGGTTTCGAGAGGAATTCCAGTCAGAAAATTACGCGAAGCAAAACTAGAATTTTGGTCACACGGACCGGAATGTATACGAAGAAGACAATATTATCTGCAGAGCGGCTACGAATACACTGCTGCTGCAGAACAGGAAGAGATTAAAGAACCAATAACACGATTGGTAGCAGCAACAGGAAAGGCATGCGAAGACTTAATCGCAAAATACCCGCACCATCACACTCATGACAAAACAGTAAGACACTTTGCATGGCTGTGTAGAGCCATAAACAATATGAAGAAGGTCAATAAAGACACAGGCATCAGAAACGAAAAGAGATCGGGCCCACTCACCACCACTGAATTGAATGAAGGACTAACACTCGTAGTCCGAATTATGCAAGCCACTATTTATCCAAATGAAGTAGCGGAATTACGAAAAACTGGGAAGGTGCCTACGAAAGGACCTTTCCAGCATCTCAACGCAATCGTCAGAAATGGAGTCATACATGTCACAGGGAGACTCCACAATGCAGAAATGCCCATCTCACAAAAGAATCCAATATTGATTCCCAAATCGCACCCATTTTCGAGggtaataattcaaaaaatacatgaGGATAGATTTCACGCCGGAACAGATCTGGTAATAAACGAATTTCGACAAAGATTTTGGATGAGGGATCTCCGAAGGACCGTACAAGGAGTCATTCAACGATGCATCTTATGTGCCAAAGCGCGGCCCAGACGTTTACAGCAACGAATGGGACAACTGCCCTCGCCCAGGGTAAATGAATCAGTAGCGTTCACTCACACGGGAGTGGACTTATGTGGGCCATTCGAAGTATATCtcaatcaaaaatcgaaatgcAAGACCACAGCATATGCTTGCATCTTCATATGTTTTGCGACCAAAGCAGTTCACCTAGAAGTCGTCGAAGATCAGTCGACGGCAGCGTTCATATCAGCACTTCTCCGTTTCACATCAGTGAGGGGAATACCCGAGGTTATTTACTCCGACAATGGGCGGAACTTTGTCGGGGCCAGCAGAGAACTCAATCGTTTACGAAGAATATATAacaatgaagtttttcaaaacaaattagttGATATTGCGGCAACTCACAGAataagattttcattcattccacCCCGAAGCCCCAGCTTTGGAGGACTTTGGGAAGCGAACATAAAGGTAGCCAAGCGGCTCTTTAGTGCAGCGGCCAGAGGAGCACAGCTAAACATCATGGAATTGCAGACACTGTTCTACCAAGTGGCCGCAATAATGAATTCGCGACCACTCACACCTGTTTACACGACGCCAGATTCACCGACCGCGATCACACCCGGTCATTTTTTGATAGCACGCCCAATGCTAGCCGTGCCCATCCCTACGCAGAGTAAGGATGGAAGCAATCTCACAACCAGATGGAAACGAGTACAATCGCAGCTCGAACAATTTTGGAGAAGATGGAGAGACGAGTATCTCCACCAGTTACGTGATTATGCAAAATGGACCAAGCAACAAGCCAACGTTAAGGTAGGCCAAATCGTATTGATCGGAGACGATCACCTTCCCGTAGCAAGGAGGCCTATGGGAATTGTCACACAAATACACCCTGGAGATGATGGAGTAGTCCGAGTGGCAGTAGTGCGAACCGCTACCGGAATTTACAAACGCAACGTGCGAACACTTGCTCCTCTACCAGTCGAGGAGCACACCATTCAACCCATTATAGAAGAGTATGACAACACAGCTGATAACGAACAGCAATCTCAAGCCGAAGCAATCGAACTAGAAGACGATCCCCCTCCCCAAGCACCCCAAATGATTTGGGACGGTAGACTACGCCCTCGTCCCAAAGGGGGGAGAAAATGGAAGTACACGAAATCAGATTGGGTGACGaccctatga